A single region of the Crocosphaera sp. UHCC 0190 genome encodes:
- a CDS encoding SRPBCC family protein: protein MILNFSLKLIFAKGKLLCSFSLYKRYRAMSTAPADVLWHKLIDLADVSWHPLFSKTNVPLGLIAKPGLIYQVVTRLTPIPIRLFVENVRPGELLSLRVLTIPGMEQKITYHVESTLCGTYISYSVTLRGWLSPVIWWLIKPYSARVATELANAAERLLA, encoded by the coding sequence GTGATCCTCAATTTTTCGTTAAAGTTAATTTTTGCTAAAGGTAAATTGTTATGCAGTTTTTCCCTTTATAAGCGATATCGCGCCATGAGTACGGCACCTGCGGACGTACTTTGGCACAAATTGATCGATTTAGCAGATGTTTCTTGGCATCCTTTATTCTCCAAAACCAATGTTCCCTTGGGACTCATTGCTAAACCGGGATTAATTTATCAAGTTGTGACCCGTTTAACCCCTATTCCCATTCGTTTGTTTGTGGAAAATGTCCGTCCTGGAGAGTTATTAAGTCTTCGGGTGTTGACTATTCCTGGGATGGAACAAAAGATTACTTATCACGTAGAATCGACTCTATGCGGTACTTATATCTCTTACTCTGTGACCCTGAGAGGGTGGTTATCTCCGGTCATTTGGTGGCTAATTAAACCCTATTCTGCCCGTGTTGCGACTGAATTGGCCAATGCAGCAGAACGTTTATTGGCTTAG
- the hemF gene encoding oxygen-dependent coproporphyrinogen oxidase gives MTPLTTDLTTPQTASVPPADAKTRVSQFMKTLQDEICNGLEAADGGNKFQEDSWEREEGGGGRSRVLRDGNLLEQGGVNFSEVWGQELPPSILKQRPEAAGHGFYATGTSMVLHPRNPYIPTVHLNYRYFEAGPVWWFGGGIDLTPYYPFAEDAAHFHQTLKQACDKHHPQYYPVFKPWCDEYFYLKHRQEMRGVGGIFFDYQDGNDPLYRGPHPDQEAAIYSNQLPASEPRTWEDLFAFVNDCGRSFLPAYLPIVEKRRNLEYGDRERQFQLYRRGRYVEFNLVYDRGTIFGLQTNGRTESILMSLPPLVRWEYSYSPEPNTPESELYEVFLKPQDWANWQA, from the coding sequence ATGACCCCTTTAACAACCGATCTTACTACCCCTCAGACCGCTTCTGTCCCCCCTGCTGATGCAAAAACACGGGTGAGTCAGTTTATGAAAACCCTCCAGGATGAAATCTGCAACGGTTTAGAAGCAGCAGATGGAGGTAATAAATTTCAAGAAGATAGTTGGGAACGGGAAGAAGGGGGCGGCGGCCGTTCTCGCGTTCTCAGAGACGGTAATTTGTTAGAACAAGGTGGGGTAAATTTCTCTGAGGTTTGGGGACAAGAATTACCTCCTTCGATTTTAAAACAGCGTCCTGAAGCTGCGGGCCATGGTTTCTATGCGACGGGAACATCTATGGTACTCCATCCCCGTAACCCCTATATTCCCACTGTTCACCTCAATTATCGCTATTTTGAAGCGGGGCCGGTTTGGTGGTTTGGGGGAGGTATTGATTTAACTCCCTATTACCCCTTTGCTGAAGATGCGGCCCATTTTCATCAAACCCTCAAGCAAGCTTGTGACAAACATCATCCTCAGTATTATCCTGTATTTAAACCTTGGTGTGATGAATATTTCTATCTGAAACATCGTCAAGAAATGCGTGGGGTTGGCGGTATTTTCTTTGATTATCAAGATGGTAATGACCCCTTATATCGTGGCCCTCATCCTGATCAAGAAGCTGCTATCTATAGTAATCAACTTCCGGCTTCAGAACCCCGTACTTGGGAAGATTTATTTGCCTTTGTTAATGACTGTGGACGGTCATTTTTACCGGCCTATCTTCCTATTGTTGAAAAACGCCGTAATCTTGAATATGGAGACAGAGAACGTCAATTTCAATTATATCGACGGGGCCGTTATGTTGAGTTTAATTTAGTATACGATCGCGGTACTATTTTTGGCTTACAAACTAATGGACGCACTGAGTCAATTTTAATGTCTTTACCTCCCTTAGTTCGTTGGGAATACAGTTATTCTCCTGAACCCAATACCCCAGAATCTGAATTATATGAGGTATTCTTAAAACCGCAAGATTGGGCAAATTGGCAAGCTTAA
- the cobU gene encoding bifunctional adenosylcobinamide kinase/adenosylcobinamide-phosphate guanylyltransferase: MIQQRVSPQHLILVTGAARSGKSEWAETLARKLDKPIIYVATALENPDDPEWQTRLENHRRRRPPEWQTLSVPYALAATIEQGVSPQCLLIDSLGTWVANGLEADEATWQETTIQLLNSVQQASVDLIFVAEETGWGVVPAYPLGRQFRDRLGHLTRQLGTLADTVYLVVGGHALNLSVLGQPLKKVGAEGY, from the coding sequence ATGATTCAGCAAAGAGTTTCTCCTCAACACCTTATTCTAGTCACCGGGGCTGCTCGTTCGGGTAAAAGTGAATGGGCCGAAACCCTCGCTAGAAAGTTGGACAAACCCATTATTTATGTGGCGACGGCCTTAGAAAATCCCGATGATCCCGAATGGCAAACTCGTCTGGAAAATCATCGCCGTCGTCGGCCCCCTGAATGGCAGACCCTTTCTGTGCCTTATGCCCTTGCTGCCACCATTGAGCAAGGGGTTTCCCCTCAGTGTTTATTAATTGATTCTTTGGGAACCTGGGTTGCTAATGGGTTAGAAGCAGATGAGGCCACTTGGCAAGAGACGACCATCCAATTACTTAACAGTGTACAACAAGCATCTGTGGATCTGATTTTTGTGGCGGAAGAAACAGGGTGGGGAGTAGTTCCTGCTTATCCCTTGGGACGACAATTCCGCGATCGCTTGGGTCATTTAACCCGTCAATTAGGAACCTTAGCTGATACAGTTTATTTAGTAGTCGGGGGACACGCCTTAAATTTGAGTGTTTTGGGGCAACCTTTAAAGAAGGTAGGAGCAGAAGGATATTAA
- a CDS encoding glycosyltransferase family 2 protein produces the protein MSTMTAKIPVSVLIPAKNEQLNLPACLDSVARADEIFVVDSQSSDRSVEICQQYGATVVQFYFNGRWPKKKNWSLENLPFRNDWILIVDCDERITPELWDEIAEAIQNPNYNGYYLNRKVFFLGKWIRYGGKYPDWNLRLFRHQCGRYENLHTEDIPNTGDNEVHEHVILKGNVGYLKQDMLHIDFRDIFHWLERHNRYSNWEARVYYNILTGQNDSGTIGSNLFGDAVQRKRFLKKIWVKLPFKPLLRFILFYFIRLGFLDGQAGYIYGRLLSQYEYQIGVKLYELRNFGGQLNVSTDPEPTPPKSLPEPVNLSS, from the coding sequence ATGTCTACAATGACTGCTAAAATACCCGTTTCAGTCCTCATTCCTGCTAAAAATGAACAGCTTAATTTACCCGCTTGTTTAGACAGTGTGGCCAGGGCTGATGAAATTTTTGTGGTAGATTCTCAAAGCAGCGATCGCTCGGTTGAAATTTGTCAACAGTACGGCGCAACTGTGGTTCAATTCTACTTTAACGGACGTTGGCCTAAAAAGAAAAATTGGTCCCTAGAAAATCTTCCCTTTCGTAATGATTGGATTTTAATTGTTGACTGTGATGAACGCATTACCCCTGAATTATGGGACGAGATTGCAGAAGCAATTCAAAACCCTAATTATAATGGATATTACCTCAATCGTAAGGTGTTTTTCTTAGGAAAATGGATTCGTTACGGCGGAAAGTATCCTGATTGGAATTTACGTCTCTTTCGTCATCAATGTGGACGCTACGAGAATCTTCATACGGAAGATATTCCCAACACAGGAGATAATGAAGTTCACGAACACGTCATTTTAAAAGGTAATGTGGGCTATCTAAAACAAGATATGCTCCATATTGATTTTCGAGATATTTTTCATTGGTTAGAAAGACATAATCGTTATTCTAATTGGGAAGCACGAGTATATTATAATATTTTAACCGGACAGAATGACAGCGGCACGATTGGCTCTAATTTGTTTGGTGATGCTGTTCAACGAAAGCGGTTTCTTAAGAAAATTTGGGTCAAATTACCCTTTAAACCTTTATTGCGGTTTATTTTATTCTATTTTATTCGTTTAGGCTTTTTAGATGGTCAGGCCGGTTATATTTATGGCCGGTTACTCAGTCAATATGAATATCAAATTGGGGTAAAACTCTATGAATTACGCAATTTTGGGGGGCAATTAAATGTTTCGACTGATCCTGAACCTACTCCCCCAAAATCCTTACCTGAACCTGTTAATTTAAGCTCTTAA